The Metabacillus litoralis genome contains a region encoding:
- a CDS encoding SMI1/KNR4 family protein has protein sequence MLYKKFVEKAKQQDERNEFGQLEESTSKSLPEPVREFYNYANPVDVELRMADLTSIKLYSADSLPALQQEYRMPEEFYVVATREGDPIFIKNGKVYTAVHGAGEWDKELLFNSFNEFLENIIDQIKL, from the coding sequence TTGCTTTACAAAAAGTTCGTTGAAAAAGCAAAACAGCAAGATGAACGAAATGAATTTGGGCAATTAGAGGAATCAACTAGTAAGAGCCTTCCAGAACCAGTACGTGAGTTTTACAATTATGCTAATCCAGTTGATGTAGAACTAAGGATGGCAGACCTAACATCAATTAAGTTATATTCTGCTGATTCCTTACCAGCACTACAACAAGAATATAGAATGCCTGAAGAATTCTACGTAGTTGCTACAAGAGAAGGAGATCCTATTTTCATTAAAAATGGCAAGGTATACACTGCCGTTCATGGTGCGGGAGAATGGGATAAGGAACTGTTATTTAATTCTTTTAACGAGTTCTTAGAGAATATCATTGACCAGATAAAGCTGTAG
- a CDS encoding dynamin family protein: MFDLKDFRQNVLKMTQDDFAKMIGVRQDYVSRMEKTPEAIEFSILLKIAQATGTSLDELVGYKKSIPNALEVSNTWETSTFIKKTLLDYIKMKTEDIKLSSEEKYEKMVNDLQQIIESTIVKPSVAIVGMSDAGKSRLINSLLGMDKMPTSWTPTTSISVHIKHIDDRPDFIEDEVWIFKGDKNGFDFKKLSNENYCRKWKITGGTTSLLAEYGTRQGDKYDIEDASAAVIFLESSILQICDIVDLPGFGTGDRKNDDILAQKSREIADVVIYMSIANGFLRGTDIEFLKTTLNSLPVIENKENKLSPLNNLFIVASQAHTVDNGNKTELERILDAGATRLYSEVPEEIWQNRAEQSVYKHTIKDLRNRFYTYTTDKPYLREDFEKEVKQLLEKLPTIINKNAKDSLQKYVEDQKILLENDIKQYEGIISEREKYKQLLADIRKNEPIRIQENQKARMEVLEKVEKLHKDSIKQFEDEFASIISIDNIVEIIKEKKYKKKKQDMESLAGYLSSKIQAKMQVVLKKNSEELNEVIDKYLKNFNVQINKFESKLKGFQVPFNTVKVFASGLAGLATFGGLAIWASTLGNLGAYILVAKGVSVLSALGITVAGGTAGAASVVAALGGPITLGIALAVIVSLSVFAFATGGWQKGIAKKIVKEYSAQDAFGQFVKEIDKFWDDTETAFNAAADHLDDEWKKYVDDLNNMVSSYSIKDIEQRIINANNLKAFFVEMPLSEPAMA; the protein is encoded by the coding sequence ATGTTTGATTTGAAGGATTTTCGACAAAATGTACTAAAGATGACGCAGGATGACTTTGCGAAGATGATAGGGGTTCGGCAGGATTATGTTTCTAGAATGGAAAAGACTCCTGAGGCAATTGAATTCAGTATACTTTTAAAAATAGCTCAAGCAACAGGTACATCTTTAGATGAGCTTGTAGGATATAAAAAGTCTATACCTAATGCTTTAGAGGTAAGTAACACGTGGGAGACCTCTACATTTATTAAAAAGACATTGCTTGACTACATAAAGATGAAAACTGAAGATATAAAGCTATCATCTGAAGAGAAATATGAAAAAATGGTTAATGACTTACAACAAATTATTGAATCAACAATTGTTAAGCCGTCTGTTGCAATAGTAGGAATGTCTGACGCTGGAAAGAGCAGATTAATTAATTCTCTTTTAGGTATGGATAAAATGCCAACTTCATGGACACCAACCACATCCATAAGCGTGCATATTAAACATATTGATGATCGACCAGACTTTATAGAGGATGAAGTGTGGATTTTTAAAGGTGATAAGAATGGATTTGATTTTAAAAAGCTTTCTAATGAAAACTATTGTAGAAAATGGAAAATCACAGGTGGAACAACATCCTTATTAGCTGAGTATGGTACACGTCAAGGAGATAAATATGATATTGAGGATGCTTCAGCTGCTGTAATTTTTCTAGAGAGCTCCATTTTACAAATATGCGATATTGTTGACTTACCTGGATTCGGAACAGGTGATAGAAAGAACGATGATATCCTAGCACAGAAATCAAGAGAAATTGCGGACGTTGTCATCTATATGTCGATTGCTAATGGTTTCTTACGAGGAACGGATATTGAATTTTTAAAAACGACTTTAAATTCTTTACCTGTTATTGAGAATAAAGAGAACAAGCTAAGTCCTCTTAATAATTTATTTATTGTTGCATCTCAGGCACACACCGTTGATAACGGAAACAAAACAGAGTTAGAAAGAATTTTAGACGCTGGTGCAACTAGATTATATAGTGAGGTTCCTGAAGAAATTTGGCAAAATCGAGCGGAACAATCGGTGTATAAGCATACGATTAAGGATTTAAGAAATAGATTCTATACCTATACAACAGATAAACCCTATTTAAGAGAAGACTTTGAAAAGGAAGTTAAACAGCTTTTAGAAAAACTCCCTACAATTATTAATAAAAATGCAAAGGACTCGTTACAAAAGTACGTTGAAGACCAAAAAATATTGCTTGAAAACGATATAAAGCAATATGAAGGAATTATCTCCGAAAGAGAAAAGTATAAACAATTACTAGCTGATATTCGTAAAAATGAACCAATACGAATCCAAGAAAACCAAAAAGCTAGAATGGAAGTACTAGAAAAAGTAGAGAAGCTGCATAAGGACTCGATCAAACAATTTGAGGATGAATTTGCTTCTATTATTTCGATTGATAACATTGTTGAAATTATTAAAGAGAAAAAGTACAAAAAGAAAAAACAAGACATGGAGAGCCTTGCAGGATATCTAAGCAGTAAAATTCAAGCAAAGATGCAAGTTGTGTTAAAGAAAAATTCGGAAGAGTTAAATGAAGTCATTGATAAATACCTGAAGAACTTCAATGTTCAAATTAATAAATTTGAAAGTAAGCTAAAGGGTTTCCAAGTTCCTTTTAACACGGTAAAGGTTTTTGCCAGTGGATTAGCGGGTCTAGCTACATTTGGCGGTCTTGCAATCTGGGCTTCAACACTAGGCAATTTAGGAGCATATATCTTAGTGGCTAAGGGAGTAAGCGTTCTGTCAGCACTTGGGATTACAGTAGCTGGAGGAACAGCTGGTGCTGCCTCGGTGGTTGCTGCGCTTGGCGGCCCTATAACATTAGGAATTGCCTTGGCTGTTATCGTTAGCCTATCAGTATTTGCCTTTGCAACAGGCGGATGGCAAAAAGGTATTGCTAAAAAGATTGTTAAGGAATATTCGGCCCAAGATGCATTTGGTCAATTTGTAAAAGAAATTGATAAGTTCTGGGATGATACAGAGACTGCATTTAACGCAGCAGCTGACCACTTAGATGATGAGTGGAAAAAATATGTGGATGACTTAAACAACATGGTTTCTTCTTATAGCATCAAAGATATTGAACAGAGAATTATTAATGCAAATAACCTTAAAGCTTTTTTCGTAGAAATGCCATTGTCGGAACCAGCAATGGCATAA
- a CDS encoding glycerol kinase: MTNKYLSTTALSKELQLPAKEVFKLLSENGLVTREEENWILTDKGKDKGGIVKSHTKFGTYIAWTEDFKNDIIFRSGENNTKHLTSTALGNHFGISKFRINPILSELGLVQKGVKGWLITPLGKLMGGEQYEYDKTGVPYVCWNPSILSKKSIIKSLKEIQGESPTEEKSEDNQTNVGFREKFEAKLRTADGHYVRSRAEMLIDNWLYMSEIVHAFERKLPVEEDVYCDFYLPVGKVYIEFWGLENDEKYKERKQEKIKIYQKYGFNLIELNDDDIKNLDDVLPKKLLKFGIQAY; encoded by the coding sequence ATGACAAATAAATATTTATCAACAACAGCACTCTCTAAGGAATTACAACTACCTGCAAAGGAAGTTTTTAAATTACTTTCAGAGAATGGATTAGTAACTAGAGAAGAAGAGAATTGGATACTAACAGATAAGGGGAAAGATAAAGGTGGTATTGTGAAATCTCATACCAAATTCGGGACTTATATTGCCTGGACCGAGGATTTCAAAAACGATATCATTTTTAGATCAGGAGAAAATAATACAAAACATCTCACCTCAACTGCTCTAGGGAATCATTTTGGAATATCCAAATTCAGAATTAATCCAATTTTATCTGAGCTTGGGTTAGTTCAAAAGGGTGTAAAGGGATGGTTAATTACCCCACTTGGTAAGCTGATGGGTGGGGAGCAATATGAGTATGATAAGACTGGTGTTCCATATGTTTGCTGGAATCCAAGTATTCTTTCAAAAAAAAGTATCATTAAGTCATTGAAAGAGATACAGGGTGAATCTCCAACAGAAGAAAAAAGTGAAGATAATCAAACTAATGTAGGGTTTAGAGAAAAATTTGAAGCGAAGCTGAGAACTGCTGATGGACATTATGTACGCTCAAGAGCTGAAATGTTAATCGATAATTGGCTGTATATGTCTGAGATTGTACATGCCTTTGAGAGAAAGCTTCCAGTAGAAGAAGATGTATACTGTGACTTTTACTTACCTGTTGGAAAAGTTTATATTGAGTTTTGGGGACTAGAAAATGATGAAAAGTATAAAGAAAGAAAACAAGAAAAGATAAAAATTTATCAAAAGTACGGTTTTAATTTAATAGAGTTAAATGACGATGATATTAAGAACTTAGATGATGTGCTGCCTAAGAAGTTACTTAAATTTGGTATACAAGCATATTAA
- a CDS encoding HNH endonuclease, giving the protein MSHKLKIGELNEVYLTDENIWRIFSIVLSSKSVKSSTYKYALIKALIENLYQINEEFELTYDQLAYSFTKIYWNLIVHHNLLNQNRGKTARVVSIIKEEQSKNDIPSEMVFDKVPDTLQVKLVSKIKTTMKENVYGALYGDTRESFYAFDHKKEILRLNPTVHVFMLNYQRLIVNLTNYHMAAMIEQLNEVPSINYLLGKVESIAKRSSLKPFEKILLSYFQAECFYCGKKLTDSNRETHVDHFIPWSFVQSDHIWNLVLACNKCNSSKSDKLPTRSYLEYIIDRNKALRDKKEDSTIHILMNNYQSKKIIMLYDYSIKNGFDSIWVPK; this is encoded by the coding sequence TTGAGTCATAAATTAAAGATAGGTGAGTTAAACGAGGTATACTTAACAGATGAGAATATTTGGAGAATATTCTCAATCGTATTATCTAGCAAATCAGTCAAATCCTCTACATATAAATATGCACTTATAAAAGCATTAATAGAAAATTTATATCAAATAAATGAAGAATTTGAATTAACTTATGATCAGCTAGCTTACTCGTTTACTAAGATCTACTGGAACCTAATTGTTCACCACAACTTGTTAAACCAGAACAGAGGTAAAACGGCTCGAGTTGTCTCAATTATTAAAGAGGAACAAAGCAAAAATGATATTCCCTCTGAAATGGTTTTTGATAAGGTACCTGATACTTTACAGGTGAAACTAGTTAGTAAAATCAAAACAACAATGAAGGAAAATGTATATGGAGCTCTTTATGGAGATACAAGAGAGAGCTTTTATGCATTCGATCATAAAAAAGAGATTTTGAGACTAAACCCTACAGTTCATGTTTTTATGTTGAACTATCAAAGGCTTATTGTGAACCTAACAAATTACCATATGGCCGCTATGATTGAACAACTAAATGAAGTTCCTAGTATTAATTATCTGTTAGGTAAAGTAGAGAGCATTGCAAAGCGATCTTCGTTAAAACCTTTCGAAAAAATCCTCTTATCATATTTTCAAGCCGAATGCTTCTATTGTGGCAAGAAGTTAACCGACAGCAACAGAGAAACTCACGTAGATCACTTTATCCCTTGGTCGTTCGTACAATCAGATCATATTTGGAATCTTGTATTAGCATGTAATAAATGTAACAGTTCTAAAAGTGATAAATTACCAACCAGAAGCTATCTTGAATACATAATAGACAGAAATAAAGCATTAAGGGATAAAAAAGAGGATTCTACAATTCATATTCTGATGAATAATTATCAGTCAAAAAAGATTATTATGCTGTATGATTATTCAATTAAGAATGGGTTTGATTCTATATGGGTGCCAAAATAA
- a CDS encoding nucleoside triphosphate pyrophosphohydrolase translates to MAVYNKLVRDKIPEIIENTGKQFRTKILSEAEYIKELRNKLTEEITEYLEADTDEHALEELSDVLEILHSLASVHGSIFEKVEDIRNEKYIKRGGFQEKIFLIDVEE, encoded by the coding sequence ATGGCAGTTTACAACAAACTTGTAAGAGATAAAATACCTGAAATAATAGAAAATACAGGTAAGCAATTCCGAACAAAAATATTAAGTGAAGCTGAATATATTAAAGAGTTGAGAAATAAATTAACGGAAGAAATTACTGAATATCTAGAAGCAGATACAGACGAACATGCTCTAGAGGAATTATCGGATGTCTTGGAAATTCTCCATAGCTTAGCTTCTGTTCATGGCTCTATTTTTGAAAAAGTTGAAGATATTCGTAATGAAAAATACATAAAACGTGGAGGTTTTCAAGAAAAGATTTTTCTAATTGATGTAGAAGAATAG
- a CDS encoding class D sortase: MQRKIGLVMIFLGFAQFVYFGVDWWHQRQAIQQMSDEELNQYLGYEDTYHEGIQIKNSNESNGKPHVQMGEEIGELHIPTLKNKYPIFLGTDSETLKSGVGMHKSKWTVLPNENGHVLLSGHRDTVFEEMGELKIGDALSIDFEGSTYVYQIRKIFITNKEDRTVIVRKEQPLLTISTCYPFEFIGKAPHRYIIQSELIDVR; encoded by the coding sequence ATGCAAAGAAAAATTGGTCTAGTCATGATATTTCTAGGGTTCGCTCAATTTGTCTACTTTGGAGTTGATTGGTGGCACCAAAGACAAGCAATTCAACAAATGAGCGATGAAGAATTGAATCAATACCTAGGATACGAGGATACATATCATGAAGGAATTCAAATAAAAAATAGTAATGAAAGTAATGGGAAGCCTCACGTACAAATGGGTGAAGAGATAGGGGAATTACATATACCAACTCTTAAGAATAAGTATCCAATCTTCCTAGGAACGGATAGTGAAACCTTAAAGTCAGGGGTAGGAATGCATAAAAGCAAATGGACAGTCCTCCCTAATGAAAATGGACACGTCCTTTTATCAGGGCACCGAGATACTGTATTCGAAGAAATGGGTGAACTCAAAATTGGAGATGCATTATCCATTGACTTTGAAGGCAGTACTTACGTTTATCAAATTAGAAAAATCTTTATCACAAATAAAGAAGATCGAACCGTCATTGTAAGAAAAGAACAACCTCTTCTCACCATTTCAACCTGCTATCCGTTTGAATTTATAGGAAAAGCCCCACATAGGTATATTATTCAGAGTGAGTTGATTGATGTGAGATAA
- a CDS encoding LPXTG cell wall anchor domain-containing protein: protein MLKKLITLTVLSFGILFSGFQVTHAQDMNCTDFTNDPQGLMDFWHSNGYSATNDPHDLDRDNDGLPCEVSQADYDEYVADLQANEGGTETNEGETQIGEGMQGGGTLPETATNNPIMMALGIMTAAIGALFLLRKKQVD, encoded by the coding sequence TTGCTTAAAAAGCTTATCACACTTACTGTTCTATCTTTCGGTATTCTTTTTAGTGGATTCCAAGTTACACATGCACAGGATATGAACTGTACAGATTTCACTAACGACCCTCAAGGCTTAATGGATTTTTGGCACAGTAACGGATATAGCGCAACAAATGACCCACATGATCTTGACAGAGACAATGATGGTTTACCATGTGAAGTATCACAAGCTGATTACGACGAATACGTAGCAGATCTTCAAGCTAATGAGGGCGGAACTGAAACAAATGAAGGTGAAACTCAAATTGGTGAGGGAATGCAAGGGGGAGGAACACTTCCAGAAACAGCAACAAATAATCCAATCATGATGGCACTAGGTATCATGACTGCCGCTATTGGTGCATTGTTTCTTTTACGAAAAAAACAGGTCGACTAA
- a CDS encoding ThuA domain-containing protein, translated as MVNIVALLGDYWHDADEAKAGLEAAIERLGNKNVNLHYITHEEVSKVLDEKPDLFINAKMDQLNPQNVHVYTWLTDELDKKIVKYVEDGGNVLAWHAGLAGYDPDSDYIQMLRGYFDYHPPGLQDVTYMLKENEKSGENTFSLSDEQYFVHCDVANTEIDLWSTGVDGDSIAGWKHSYGKGKVCCFTPAHTKDGMLNENVSRLLADRINWTISK; from the coding sequence TTGGTAAATATAGTAGCACTACTAGGAGATTATTGGCACGATGCTGATGAGGCCAAGGCTGGTCTAGAAGCAGCAATTGAACGCTTAGGAAACAAGAACGTAAATCTTCACTACATTACGCATGAAGAAGTATCAAAGGTCCTCGATGAAAAGCCAGACTTATTCATCAATGCTAAAATGGATCAATTAAATCCCCAAAATGTACACGTGTACACTTGGCTAACGGATGAATTGGATAAAAAGATTGTTAAGTATGTGGAGGATGGTGGAAATGTCTTAGCATGGCATGCTGGATTAGCTGGATATGATCCTGATAGCGACTACATTCAAATGCTACGCGGATATTTTGACTATCACCCACCAGGACTTCAGGATGTTACCTACATGTTGAAGGAAAATGAAAAAAGTGGAGAAAATACTTTTTCCCTTTCCGATGAGCAGTATTTTGTCCACTGTGATGTAGCAAATACAGAAATTGACCTTTGGAGTACAGGTGTAGATGGCGATTCGATCGCAGGCTGGAAGCATTCCTATGGAAAAGGAAAGGTATGCTGTTTTACTCCTGCTCATACGAAAGATGGGATGTTGAATGAAAACGTCTCAAGATTATTAGCCGACAGAATTAATTGGACGATCTCTAAATAA
- a CDS encoding phytanoyl-CoA dioxygenase family protein, translating into MTNYKVLTQEQVNQFIELGWVKVEQAFSKEVALEAQSIVWENVEKRGVLKDDSSTWTEEMVQLNETYEHDEFQKCNTTRLADAIEDLVGEGRWANRTVYGESDKKVGYGWWPVNFSQGANKPWSVPTTGWHWDGIHFRHYIDSPEQGLLCLNLFSEIGKQGGGTLVAEGSHKVIAKFLSKQPDGIELEEGIRALNKQHPWFSELTASNQKDDTTNNEQDRIEKFMENPYVDEDGIKLRVIETTGNPGDVILCHPFLYHAASQNHSGVPRFMCNRTTPLTERINLNRPDGNYSPLEWSIKSVLHKEATI; encoded by the coding sequence TTGACGAATTATAAGGTGTTAACTCAAGAGCAAGTCAATCAGTTCATCGAATTAGGTTGGGTAAAGGTTGAACAAGCATTTTCTAAAGAGGTGGCGTTAGAAGCTCAAAGTATAGTATGGGAGAATGTTGAAAAACGAGGAGTTCTAAAGGATGATAGTTCAACTTGGACTGAAGAAATGGTCCAATTAAATGAAACCTATGAACATGATGAATTCCAGAAATGTAATACAACAAGATTAGCAGATGCCATTGAGGATCTTGTTGGTGAGGGGCGATGGGCGAATAGGACAGTATATGGTGAAAGTGATAAGAAGGTTGGCTATGGATGGTGGCCAGTTAATTTTTCTCAAGGTGCTAACAAACCATGGAGCGTACCGACTACTGGATGGCATTGGGATGGTATTCATTTTCGCCATTATATTGACAGTCCTGAACAAGGCCTACTTTGCTTAAATTTATTCTCTGAAATAGGAAAACAAGGTGGGGGCACACTTGTGGCAGAAGGTTCACATAAAGTAATAGCAAAATTTCTTTCCAAGCAACCTGACGGAATTGAGCTTGAAGAGGGCATTCGTGCTTTGAATAAGCAGCACCCGTGGTTTTCCGAATTAACTGCCTCTAATCAAAAGGATGACACAACGAATAATGAACAAGATCGGATCGAGAAATTTATGGAAAATCCTTATGTTGATGAAGATGGTATCAAGCTTCGTGTGATTGAAACCACCGGAAACCCTGGAGATGTGATTTTATGCCACCCGTTTTTATATCATGCTGCCTCACAGAATCATTCAGGCGTTCCTCGATTCATGTGTAATCGGACTACTCCACTAACTGAGAGAATCAACTTAAACCGTCCAGATGGGAACTATTCACCATTGGAGTGGAGTATTAAATCGGTACTACATAAAGAAGCTACAATATAA
- a CDS encoding tannase/feruloyl esterase family alpha/beta hydrolase, translated as MKKKKSFSILLTVALVIMSLIPSSVFPESVSASKVSAPHKEENTNKPTTKGGAKDEIPQLAPAQPGKLEMCVDLVETFSFNNTTITSAELVAEGTLSNAGKPVGEHCLIKGKMNERESPVDGQTYAIGFEMRLPVEWAGRFLYQANGGADGNVVTAVGSLGGGPLENGLQKGFAVISSDAGHTSAQNVGFGFDPQARLDFGYQAVGTLTPMAKSLIEAAYGRKPDRSYIAGGSNGGRHTMVAASRYADQYDGFLAIAPGFNLPQSAVAQLWGVQQWAKVATDINNLETALPLAERQVIAEAILDRCDGLDRLNDGIVQDTERCQKVFSVERDVPTCDLDRDGTCLTEEQKQVVKDVFAGARTNSGEQIYTSFPFDPGLVHNGWGLWKFRISVALDPGTVSHIFLSPPEGVNGKTPPEYALSFDVDNKWQLIYESNDLYTESAMEFMTPPDPTNLDTLRNSGAKMIVAHGSSDGIFSSDDTRRWYKELDANYRNKADEFVRYFEVPGMGHVSGGPATDQFDGLGALIDWVEYGKAPDRIIATARGEGNPGGVNPEVPSTWAPDRSRPLCAYPLVARYKKGDPEAASSFECKPSSGGPGLSR; from the coding sequence ATGAAAAAGAAAAAAAGCTTTTCCATTCTACTCACAGTAGCTCTTGTCATTATGTCGTTAATTCCTTCTAGTGTGTTTCCTGAAAGTGTAAGCGCTTCAAAAGTAAGTGCACCCCATAAAGAAGAAAATACAAACAAACCTACAACTAAAGGTGGGGCAAAAGATGAAATTCCCCAGCTTGCTCCAGCACAGCCAGGCAAGCTGGAGATGTGTGTGGATTTAGTAGAAACATTTAGTTTTAATAATACCACTATCACATCGGCAGAGCTTGTTGCTGAGGGAACACTGTCCAATGCCGGTAAGCCTGTAGGCGAGCATTGTCTCATCAAGGGAAAAATGAACGAGCGAGAGAGCCCTGTAGACGGTCAGACGTATGCGATCGGTTTTGAAATGCGGCTTCCAGTTGAATGGGCGGGACGGTTCCTCTATCAAGCAAATGGTGGAGCGGATGGCAACGTCGTAACAGCAGTTGGAAGTTTAGGAGGCGGCCCGCTGGAAAACGGACTGCAAAAGGGCTTTGCTGTTATTAGTTCGGATGCAGGTCACACTTCAGCTCAGAACGTTGGTTTCGGATTTGATCCGCAGGCACGTCTTGACTTCGGTTACCAAGCAGTCGGAACACTTACACCTATGGCTAAGAGCTTGATCGAAGCTGCTTACGGACGCAAGCCTGATCGCTCATATATTGCCGGGGGGTCAAATGGCGGTCGTCACACTATGGTGGCTGCTTCACGCTATGCAGATCAGTACGATGGCTTTTTAGCCATCGCGCCAGGATTTAACTTGCCCCAGTCTGCGGTAGCCCAGTTGTGGGGAGTTCAGCAATGGGCAAAGGTTGCAACCGACATTAACAACTTGGAGACAGCACTACCTTTAGCCGAACGTCAAGTTATTGCTGAGGCGATTTTAGACCGCTGTGATGGTCTGGATCGGCTAAACGACGGAATCGTACAGGACACTGAGCGTTGTCAGAAGGTCTTCAGCGTTGAGCGAGACGTACCTACTTGTGACTTGGATCGGGACGGCACCTGCTTAACGGAAGAACAGAAGCAAGTCGTGAAGGATGTTTTTGCGGGAGCTCGTACTAACTCAGGAGAACAGATCTACACTTCTTTCCCATTTGATCCGGGACTTGTCCATAATGGGTGGGGCTTATGGAAGTTCAGAATTTCGGTTGCACTCGATCCAGGAACTGTTAGCCACATTTTCCTATCGCCCCCTGAAGGGGTTAATGGAAAAACGCCACCGGAATATGCTCTAAGCTTTGATGTGGACAATAAGTGGCAACTTATCTATGAGTCTAACGATTTGTATACAGAGAGTGCCATGGAATTCATGACGCCTCCTGACCCAACGAATTTGGACACCCTTCGCAATTCAGGAGCTAAAATGATCGTGGCACACGGTTCATCAGACGGTATCTTCTCCTCTGATGACACAAGGCGCTGGTACAAGGAACTCGACGCGAACTACCGAAACAAAGCCGATGAGTTCGTCAGATATTTTGAGGTCCCTGGCATGGGGCATGTCAGTGGCGGTCCTGCCACCGACCAGTTTGATGGCCTGGGCGCTTTAATCGATTGGGTTGAATATGGCAAGGCACCGGATCGTATTATAGCGACAGCTCGCGGTGAGGGAAATCCAGGTGGCGTTAACCCTGAGGTACCTTCCACATGGGCACCGGATCGTTCACGTCCACTATGCGCTTATCCATTAGTGGCACGCTATAAAAAAGGCGACCCGGAAGCAGCAAGCAGTTTCGAGTGCAAACCGAGTTCAGGAGGACCTGGTCTGAGCCGATAG
- a CDS encoding putative holin-like toxin, with protein MLMMTVFQTLMLMIAFASLVLSIISFRDKK; from the coding sequence ATGCTTATGATGACAGTATTTCAAACGTTAATGCTTATGATAGCATTTGCAAGTTTGGTGTTGTCGATCATATCTTTTAGAGACAAAAAATAA
- a CDS encoding LLM class flavin-dependent oxidoreductase: MAINRPKKSINEISFSVLDLASIVQGGTPSLSFQHSVELAQLTEKLGYKRYWLAEHHNMPGIASSATSVVIGHVAAHTSTIRVGSGGIMLPNHSPLVIAEQFGTLEAMFPGRIDLGLGRAPGTDQRTAHAIRGANYTNGDDFPEQLEQLQAYFQGTGPVRAIPGEGANIPIWLLGSSGFSARLSAQLGMPFAFASHFSPENTLPALKLYYDNFQPSEEYKEPYAMVAVNVIAADTDEEAELLATSIKQSFLNMIRNTPSKLQPPVESLDELMSPYEKAILEKQLSSTIIGSPNNVKKKLQSFLDETKADEIMVSTMVYDHKARLYSHQLVAEIMG; this comes from the coding sequence ATGGCAATAAATAGACCGAAAAAATCAATTAACGAAATATCCTTTTCCGTCCTTGATCTTGCATCCATTGTGCAAGGGGGGACGCCTAGTCTATCCTTTCAACATTCGGTAGAGTTAGCACAGTTAACGGAAAAGCTAGGCTATAAACGGTACTGGTTAGCAGAGCACCATAATATGCCTGGCATAGCAAGCTCTGCAACATCTGTCGTCATCGGCCATGTTGCGGCGCATACTTCTACTATTCGGGTAGGATCCGGCGGAATCATGCTTCCAAACCATTCGCCACTGGTGATCGCGGAGCAATTTGGAACCCTCGAAGCGATGTTTCCAGGCCGAATTGATTTAGGATTAGGGCGTGCACCGGGAACAGACCAACGAACAGCCCATGCTATTCGTGGAGCAAACTACACCAATGGCGATGATTTCCCAGAACAATTAGAACAACTACAAGCCTATTTTCAAGGTACTGGACCGGTACGAGCAATCCCTGGTGAAGGAGCAAATATCCCTATTTGGTTGTTAGGTTCTAGCGGCTTCAGTGCCAGATTATCAGCACAGCTCGGGATGCCATTTGCTTTTGCCAGTCATTTTTCACCTGAAAACACATTACCAGCTCTAAAATTGTATTACGATAATTTCCAGCCGTCGGAGGAGTATAAAGAGCCTTACGCAATGGTAGCCGTAAACGTGATAGCAGCAGATACGGATGAGGAAGCAGAATTGCTAGCCACTTCCATCAAACAAAGCTTCCTGAACATGATAAGGAACACACCATCAAAGCTACAACCACCAGTAGAGAGTTTAGATGAGCTCATGAGCCCATATGAAAAGGCAATTTTAGAAAAACAATTAAGCTCCACGATCATTGGGAGTCCTAACAACGTAAAGAAAAAGCTGCAATCCTTCTTAGATGAGACGAAGGCAGATGAGATAATGGTCAGCACAATGGTCTATGACCACAAAGCTCGACTATACTCCCACCAGCTTGTGGCAGAGATAATGGGGTAG